The window CCCCTGCCCTGGTCACCTGGGATGTGCGCGAGCCCCTGCCAGACACCCTTGCTTGGTCCAGCGCCGAAGCCTCCAGCCCCGGCATGGTGGATCCCCACCAACGCGCCCTGGCCGACCTCTGCCACGTGCTGCTGAACGCCAACGAGTTCTTCTACCTGCATTAAGTTTTAGCCCCCTTCCTACCATGCCCTGCCATAACTACGACATCCCCACTTCCCGCCGTGCCTTTCTCCGCCGGGCGGGCTGTGGTTTCGGTTCGGTGGCGCTCGCCGCCATGATGCGCGAGCCTGTGCTCGGTGCGCCGAGTGCGGCCAATCCCGTGCTGAAGCAATTGCCCCAGCGCATCGGCCAGGCAAAGAACGTGATCTTCTGCTTCATGGAAGGTGGCCCCAGCCATCTGGATACTTTCGATCACAAACCCCTGCTTCAAAAACTCAACGGTCAAAAGCTGCCGCCCAGCTTCAAGGAACCCGTGCTCGCCATGGGTGAAAGCGGCGCTCCATTGCTGGAGTCCAAACGCACCTGGAAAAAATACGGCCAGAGCGGCCTGCTGATCTCCGACTGGTTTGAAAATGTGGCCGAACATGCTGATGACCTCGCCGTCATCAATTCCTGCGTGTCCGATGGCATCAATCACGCCGGCGGCGTCTGCCAGATGAATACCGGCAGCATCTTCGGTGGGCGCCCTTCGCTTGGGGCTTGGGTAAATTACGGGCTCGGCAGCGAGAACGGCAACCTGCCCGCCTTTGTCGTCATCAAAGACAGCGAAGGCACCGTGGTGAATGGCGTGCGCAACTGGGGCAGCGGCTTCATGCCTGCCGTTTATCAGGGCGTGGAGTTCAGCTCTGACGGCGTTCCGATCAAGTATTTGGACAACCCCAAAGGCTACAGTTCCGCCCAGCAGCGCGAGAAGCTGGACCTGCTGGCCAAGTTTAACCAAGAGTATAACCGCACCCGCACGGACAACACGGAACTGGATGCCCGCATCCGATCCTATGAGCTCGCCTACAAAATGCAGGCCGAAGCTCCCGAAGCCGTGGATCTCAGCAAAGAAAGCGCTTCCATCAAAGCCCTCTACGGTATGGACAAGCCAGAGACCGCCGTTTATGGGCGCAACTGTTTGTTAGCCCGTCGCCTCGTCGAAAACGGCGTGCGTTTTGTGCAGCTCTACTCTGGTGCCGGTAGCAAGTGGGATTCCCACAGCAAGCTGGAAGAGAACCACAGCCGTCTTTGCCGCTCCGTGGACCGCCCTATCGCGGGCCTGCTCACGGACCTCAAGCAGCGCGGACTGCTGGATGAAACTCTCGTCATCTGGGGCGGTGAATTCGGTCGCACTCCGATGAGCGAGCAGGGCGGTGGCCGCGACCACAACCCCGGCGGCTTCACCATGTGGATGGCAGGCGGTGGTGTCAAAGGCGGCCAGACCATCGGCGCTACGGATGAGTTAGGCCTCTACGCCATCCAGGACAAGATGCACGTGCATGATCTGCACTCCACCATCCTGCACCTGCTGGGCGTGGATCACACCCAGCTCATCTACCCTCACAAAGGCCGTCCTGAGCGCATCGACCAGAACGAAGGCCACGCCAATAACAAACTCATCACAGGTTAATTCGCCCGCTGATCAGAGGATG is drawn from Prosthecobacter algae and contains these coding sequences:
- a CDS encoding DUF1501 domain-containing protein, producing MPCHNYDIPTSRRAFLRRAGCGFGSVALAAMMREPVLGAPSAANPVLKQLPQRIGQAKNVIFCFMEGGPSHLDTFDHKPLLQKLNGQKLPPSFKEPVLAMGESGAPLLESKRTWKKYGQSGLLISDWFENVAEHADDLAVINSCVSDGINHAGGVCQMNTGSIFGGRPSLGAWVNYGLGSENGNLPAFVVIKDSEGTVVNGVRNWGSGFMPAVYQGVEFSSDGVPIKYLDNPKGYSSAQQREKLDLLAKFNQEYNRTRTDNTELDARIRSYELAYKMQAEAPEAVDLSKESASIKALYGMDKPETAVYGRNCLLARRLVENGVRFVQLYSGAGSKWDSHSKLEENHSRLCRSVDRPIAGLLTDLKQRGLLDETLVIWGGEFGRTPMSEQGGGRDHNPGGFTMWMAGGGVKGGQTIGATDELGLYAIQDKMHVHDLHSTILHLLGVDHTQLIYPHKGRPERIDQNEGHANNKLITG